The sequence below is a genomic window from Corallincola holothuriorum.
GGGATGAGGGAAGCTTTGTTTTTTGACAGCGGAAAAAAGCCTGATACTTTTATAGGCCAGACGGTGACTGACGGTTGTCCAAGGAGGGATGATGACAATAAGGTGTTTTGTTGCGCGCAGTGCGTGCTGGTTGGTATTACTTGTTGGCCGCTTTTGTTCTGCTGATGAGAGCCTGCCATCAAACGATCACTGTGCTGACAACAAGATATCAGCCGCTGCCGTCGCTGAACTCGCTGATAGCATCCTTTATCATCGCCAACGTTACGAGTCTGGACTCGCCCCAGAAATTAGTGACAGCGCTTATGATCAGCTCGTAAGGCGCTTAGCGGCATTGGCTCAATGCTCGCCATCATTTGCTGCTCACTATCAAAGAACAACAGATTCCCCAGCTAGTAGATCCCAGCATAAAGTGCCTCATCTCCGGCCTATGCTCAGTTTGAATAAAGCCTATTCGTTTGCTGATGCTAAGAGTTTTTTTACTGGCGAGTTAGCGAGTAGAGCGTTGGTGCAGCCGAAGCTAGATGGCATTGCGGTGGAGTTGCAATACAGCGAGGGGACACTTGTTTCGGCCGCTACCCGCGGTGATGGCGCTTATGGCAGTGATATCACCGGTTTGCTTAATCGTGTCTCGCCGTTGCCGAAAAGGCTACCAAGTCCATCCTCGTTGGCGGTTTACGGTGAATTGGTGGCTACCAGACCTTGTTTCGAGCAGTTGGGATCTGATTACGTTTCTACACGCCATATGGTGGCCGGTATGGCGGCGGCAAAAGAGCATGCTGCAGCGCATGTGAAATGCCTAAGATTCTACCCCTACGGCCTGTATGAGTTACAACGTCGGCAGCAAAGGGATGATATTGCGGCGTTATCCCTGCTGACTAAATGGGGCTTTAGTGATTTGCTGGCGCATACGGAGATCGTTGACAGTGAACAGCAGCTTATCTTGCTGTATGGCAACTACTTCGCCGTTTCCAAAAGTCGAGGTTCAGCTCTCGTCGCAGCTAACGCCTACGACATGGGGCTCGATTTGGATGGTATTGTCATCAAGGCGATAACGCCACAGGGCCGAGAGCAACGCGGTCAAACAGCGCAAGCGCCTGAGTGGGCGATGGCTTGGAAGTTTCAGCAACCAGTGGCAGTGACGAAAGTGATGGCGATTGAATGGAAACAGGGGCGAACCGGCAAAGTCACGCCAGTGCTGCAGATCGAGCCCGTTGCGTTATCCGGGCGCAAGATCAGTAAAGTCAGTGGTCGATCCAGCAAATGGTTGCAGTCAAAACAGATCGGTGTGGGAACACAGCTGGAGTTGGAACTCAAGGGCGATGCCGTGCCGCAAGTGGTTGGGGTTGTATCTCGTCCTGGGCCTTTAGCGATGCAGCATGCGTTGACTCATATTCCGCAGCAAACGTCGACAGGGGGCGATCTCTGTCTTTCATATAATCCATCGTGCGAAACACGTTTTATGCTGCAGGTTAAGTATGCGTTGTCGGCATTTAATTACCGTGGCGTTGGTGAAAAAAAGATACAGCAATGGATAGCGAAAGCGTCACTTAGTACTTTGGCTGATATCTTTTCTTTGCCGCCGTTAGACGCTGAATTGAGACCGTTCATCCCGTTAAATACCAAAGATCTGCTGTCAATGCTCGGCGTCCCCGGTTTGAAAACGGCGGCGGCTCAGCGGTTGGCGCGAAAGTATCCGACGCCGACACAAATAACACAGCTATCCGAAGCTGAACTGCGCGCTGTTACAGGCATTGGTGAAGTATCCGCAGGGCGGTTATATCGGTTATTTAGGCGTGATGAAGTGCAGCAATTGATCGCACAGCGCTGAGTTCAGCGTTTGCTAACGTGGTGAATTGTGCACGCTGTTGGCGAGGGGCAGAAACAAGGTCCTAATTTTGTGGTTTAGCTATTGATCGTAAAAGCGATCTGCTGCGTAATGAGGCTAGCAATAATCATAAGAGAGTTTTGATGGAGCTTAAGCATTCTTCTGGCAACTACGGTGTGCTGCTGGTTAATTTGGGGACACCCGACGAGCCGACTACACCCGCTGTGCGACGTTATTTGAATCAGTTTCTATCTGATCCCCGAGTTGTCGATGTGCCTAAGTGGTTGTGGCAATGTATTTTGAAAGGCGTGATCTTACCATTTCGTTCGCCCCGCGCTGCCAAGGCATATTCGAGTATCTGGTGGGAAGAGGGCTCGCCATTACGGGTGATTAGCGAGCGCCAACAAAAAGCGTTACAGGACGCTCTGATGTTTGCTGTTGGTCACAAGCTCCCAGTTGAGCTCGCGATGACTTATGGTCAGCCGTCTATC
It includes:
- a CDS encoding helix-hairpin-helix domain-containing protein, with amino-acid sequence MMTIRCFVARSACWLVLLVGRFCSADESLPSNDHCADNKISAAAVAELADSILYHRQRYESGLAPEISDSAYDQLVRRLAALAQCSPSFAAHYQRTTDSPASRSQHKVPHLRPMLSLNKAYSFADAKSFFTGELASRALVQPKLDGIAVELQYSEGTLVSAATRGDGAYGSDITGLLNRVSPLPKRLPSPSSLAVYGELVATRPCFEQLGSDYVSTRHMVAGMAAAKEHAAAHVKCLRFYPYGLYELQRRQQRDDIAALSLLTKWGFSDLLAHTEIVDSEQQLILLYGNYFAVSKSRGSALVAANAYDMGLDLDGIVIKAITPQGREQRGQTAQAPEWAMAWKFQQPVAVTKVMAIEWKQGRTGKVTPVLQIEPVALSGRKISKVSGRSSKWLQSKQIGVGTQLELELKGDAVPQVVGVVSRPGPLAMQHALTHIPQQTSTGGDLCLSYNPSCETRFMLQVKYALSAFNYRGVGEKKIQQWIAKASLSTLADIFSLPPLDAELRPFIPLNTKDLLSMLGVPGLKTAAAQRLARKYPTPTQITQLSEAELRAVTGIGEVSAGRLYRLFRRDEVQQLIAQR